One stretch of Mobula birostris isolate sMobBir1 chromosome 5, sMobBir1.hap1, whole genome shotgun sequence DNA includes these proteins:
- the LOC140197469 gene encoding excitatory amino acid transporter 1-like encodes MERIQQGIQKRTLTKSRIRRITSDDVKKFGKNNVFVLFTVVAVIAG; translated from the coding sequence ATGGAACGAATCCAGCAAGGCATCCAGAAACGCACCTTAACCAAGTCACGGATTCGGAGGATTACCAGTGATGATGTGAAGAAATTTGGAAAGAACAACGTGTTTGTGCTGTTCACTGTGGTGGCTGTTATTGCCGGTTAG